The Persephonella sp. IF05-L8 genome contains a region encoding:
- a CDS encoding HigA family addiction module antitoxin — translation MNLKEFKEALKKQQRLETISITQLEREPTHPGEILEEEFMKPLGLSQSQLARELGVSIRAVNEIVNKKRGITPEMAIRLAKRFGTTPEFWLGLQMDYDLWKAYNKPNRKFKKRP, via the coding sequence ATGAACTTGAAAGAATTCAAGGAAGCTTTAAAAAAACAGCAACGATTGGAAACAATTTCTATTACACAGCTTGAAAGAGAACCTACCCATCCAGGGGAAATTCTTGAAGAAGAATTTATGAAGCCCTTAGGTCTTTCCCAATCTCAATTGGCGCGAGAACTTGGTGTTAGTATAAGAGCTGTTAATGAAATAGTAAATAAAAAAAGAGGTATAACTCCTGAAATGGCTATAAGATTAGCAAAGAGATTTGGAACAACTCCAGAGTTTTGGCTCGGACTACAGATGGATTATGATTTATGGAAGGCCTATAATAAACCTAATAGAAAATTCAAAAAAAGACCCTAA
- the dprA gene encoding DNA-processing protein DprA yields MSIIDYIEFSFIKGVGNRTLKRIYEEFGNLSTPLKNPEILIERFGKSVYQLVKDRPLELRERAEKEYQLALKKGFNLVSLADEEYPQLLKEIPDPPVYIYYTGKLPDDKSISIVGSRKFSSYGKTITTKLAEQLVNDGICIISGLAAGIDSIAHYVAIKNGGHTVAVLGNGIDQIFPYENKKLYEKIIENGCLISEFPIGTKASKYTFPIRNRIIAGLSYGTVITEAAEKSGALITAKYANEYGRVVFSVPTNITNPYGRGNNILIKEGAIPLTEIEDIYEHIPYLNRNNFAENIQISEEEKKILNAMAEPVHIDTVVEKTGIPYDRLINLIFEMELKDLISNVDGMYIRKI; encoded by the coding sequence ATGTCTATTATAGACTACATTGAGTTTTCTTTCATAAAAGGAGTGGGAAACAGAACTCTCAAACGGATATATGAAGAATTTGGAAATCTTTCAACACCTCTAAAAAATCCTGAAATTTTAATTGAAAGATTTGGAAAATCAGTTTATCAGCTTGTTAAAGATAGACCTCTGGAATTAAGGGAAAGAGCAGAAAAGGAATATCAGCTTGCTTTAAAAAAGGGATTTAATCTTGTATCTCTGGCCGATGAAGAGTATCCACAGCTTTTAAAAGAAATACCTGACCCTCCTGTTTATATTTATTACACAGGCAAACTTCCAGATGACAAGAGTATTTCTATTGTAGGAAGTCGAAAATTTTCTTCCTATGGCAAAACTATAACCACTAAACTTGCTGAACAGCTTGTTAATGATGGTATCTGTATTATTTCAGGGCTTGCTGCAGGGATTGATAGTATAGCCCACTATGTTGCCATCAAAAATGGGGGACATACTGTTGCAGTTCTGGGAAATGGTATAGACCAGATATTTCCTTATGAAAATAAAAAACTTTATGAAAAAATAATAGAAAATGGCTGTTTAATTTCTGAATTTCCAATAGGGACTAAAGCTTCTAAATATACCTTTCCCATTAGAAACAGGATAATAGCAGGATTATCCTATGGCACTGTTATTACAGAAGCCGCAGAAAAATCAGGAGCTCTAATAACAGCAAAATATGCTAACGAATATGGTAGAGTGGTTTTTTCTGTTCCTACAAATATAACTAATCCTTACGGTAGGGGAAATAATATTCTGATAAAAGAAGGGGCAATTCCTTTAACTGAGATTGAGGATATTTATGAACATATTCCCTATTTAAATAGGAATAATTTTGCTGAAAATATTCAAATTTCAGAAGAAGAGAAGAAAATACTAAACGCAATGGCTGAACCTGTCCATATTGATACTGTTGTTGAAAAAACAGGAATTCCTTATGACAGACTAATAAATCTTATTTTTGAAATGGAACTGAAAGATTTAATATCAAATGTAGATGGAATGTATATTAGAAAAATTTAG
- a CDS encoding PilZ domain-containing protein: MEETKSYWKLIGWLKKQKKISVVIFYEEIPVNGVLELEAVDEAHRQIIWKVDPKLLPVLKYERVLFFKKDEEIFTLSVISYDDKEIATTFPEIATEPKLNRSYVRVKVPPEDDIKIMIENKELKVEDISEAGIGISGKKGEIAHLQVGKEYEFLLRLKNEIMKLKGIVVHKETDRAGLKITDISLKDQDKIARYIMNRQREIARKIFMFKA, from the coding sequence ATGGAAGAGACAAAATCATACTGGAAGCTTATAGGATGGTTAAAAAAACAGAAAAAGATTAGTGTTGTTATTTTTTATGAGGAAATTCCTGTAAATGGTGTTTTAGAGCTTGAAGCCGTTGACGAGGCTCACAGACAGATAATATGGAAAGTTGACCCTAAACTGCTGCCTGTTTTGAAGTATGAAAGAGTATTATTTTTCAAAAAGGATGAGGAAATATTCACTCTGTCTGTTATATCCTATGATGATAAGGAGATTGCCACAACATTTCCGGAAATAGCCACAGAACCAAAACTTAACAGGTCTTATGTCCGAGTAAAAGTTCCCCCTGAAGATGACATAAAAATAATGATAGAAAACAAAGAATTAAAAGTTGAAGATATAAGCGAAGCAGGAATAGGAATATCAGGTAAAAAGGGAGAAATAGCTCATCTTCAGGTAGGTAAAGAGTATGAATTTCTACTTAGATTAAAAAATGAAATTATGAAACTCAAAGGCATAGTTGTCCATAAAGAAACAGACAGAGCTGGTCTTAAAATTACAGATATATCTCTTAAAGACCAGGATAAAATTGCCAGATATATAATGAATAGACAAAGGGAGATAGCCAGAAAGATTTTTATGTTTAAAGCCTAA
- a CDS encoding GTPase: protein MEKPREWLREKSIAKKVLSQANVIFEVVDARIPQETRNKVVEQLAKERNKKLFIILNKADLVPKDFVEKAKKLISQEYPVIVFSAHKNIGKKELEKVIKELAKEKKIIKIGVLGYPNVGKSSLINTLKKKKVATTSPKPGMTRGEKLIKLDKNVYLIDTPGIITLEFQEDLALKGSWIPEKLEQPVEVAYKFIEKILQHRPQALREAYGIEPDEDPLKTLEKIGEKLNYRVSGGGVDLDRTAKKVLWDWIKGYIKAYWL from the coding sequence ATGGAAAAACCAAGGGAATGGCTCAGGGAAAAAAGTATAGCAAAAAAGGTTTTATCCCAGGCAAATGTTATATTTGAAGTAGTTGATGCCAGAATACCACAGGAAACAAGAAATAAGGTTGTTGAGCAGCTTGCAAAAGAAAGGAATAAAAAACTATTTATTATCCTGAACAAAGCAGATTTAGTGCCTAAAGATTTTGTTGAAAAAGCAAAAAAACTAATATCTCAGGAATATCCTGTTATTGTTTTTTCAGCACATAAAAATATAGGAAAAAAAGAGCTGGAAAAAGTTATAAAAGAACTTGCAAAAGAAAAGAAAATAATAAAAATCGGGGTGCTGGGGTATCCAAATGTTGGCAAATCCTCCTTAATAAACACTCTTAAAAAGAAAAAAGTAGCAACAACATCCCCAAAACCGGGAATGACAAGGGGAGAAAAGCTGATAAAACTGGACAAAAATGTGTATCTGATAGATACTCCGGGGATTATAACCCTTGAATTTCAGGAAGACCTTGCTCTGAAAGGCTCCTGGATACCTGAAAAATTAGAACAGCCTGTAGAAGTTGCATACAAATTCATAGAAAAAATACTACAGCACAGACCACAGGCTCTTAGAGAAGCTTATGGTATAGAGCCTGATGAAGACCCTTTAAAAACCCTTGAAAAAATAGGAGAAAAACTTAATTACAGAGTGTCCGGTGGAGGTGTAGATTTAGATAGAACAGCAAAGAAGGTATTATGGGACTGGATAAAAGGGTATATTAAAGCCTACTGGCTTTAG
- a CDS encoding LPS assembly protein LptD, with protein sequence MRKIIISIFLLCSLVVYSFGKTPVSIEAENIYRENDGKIIAVGDVVVKYKNETLKADKIIYDQLQKKIYLYGHIRVKTPKYDLTGTEGWIDEKGYYGEFKNVKGVINGYYYIKAKRVKKVKDKYYFYDGEFSSCSFDNYDWYFKAKKGVLIENKDIIFYNISLRFCKIPLFFSPYFSYPATSRRSGFLFPQIGSDSYNDLKVVQPFFLILTRHSDMTFTFDYRNQQGKGLDIQYRNKFSAEEFYTGNFVVFNENSSNGQWWQGREGKKRRNRWRLYGNLYKQWNDFDIYFKYDIPSDPYFFEDIYNATNLRYKAYTKSQLIALMDKRNYTVEINFDFLYDLSRVSNEETLQRLPELRFYWKKRKLFNKIPLYFDFLSVNTNFYREKGTSGIRSDNTLNLQIYNNFRSISSTFTFSPRATWYLLSDEVNNNRTPTRNIFKIEDRVRALIFKNYGKFIHSIIPEIKVYHVSKVNQEKLPYFDREDRVKDAKDIDLALYNILNFKNRKDFLSWEISTGYTLNNYYYLGNTQLTGHRKPLKNKLYLNINKFSVENTLYYDFYFNQIVRTISSLSIPITSWLKYSVSHSFDKGLFEGVQSTNQVNQTLSLTWRDILISGSILNNIKEGYVQRKNFTFMLNRKCWRLKINYKEDFNKVTGKTFSSIYVYINILRTDIKLPFVSRQL encoded by the coding sequence TTGAGGAAAATTATAATATCAATTTTTTTGCTGTGTAGTCTTGTTGTTTATTCTTTTGGGAAAACCCCTGTTTCTATTGAGGCAGAAAATATATACCGAGAAAATGACGGCAAAATAATAGCTGTTGGAGATGTGGTCGTCAAGTACAAAAATGAAACCCTTAAAGCAGACAAAATCATATATGACCAGCTCCAGAAAAAGATATACCTATACGGACATATTAGAGTAAAAACCCCTAAATATGACCTGACTGGAACAGAAGGCTGGATTGATGAAAAGGGCTATTATGGAGAATTTAAAAATGTTAAAGGTGTTATCAATGGGTATTATTACATAAAAGCAAAACGGGTTAAAAAAGTAAAAGATAAGTACTATTTTTATGATGGAGAATTCTCAAGCTGTTCTTTTGACAATTATGACTGGTATTTTAAAGCAAAAAAAGGAGTTCTTATAGAGAACAAAGATATAATTTTTTATAATATCTCCCTTAGATTTTGTAAAATACCTTTATTTTTCTCTCCATATTTTTCATATCCTGCAACTTCAAGAAGGTCTGGTTTCCTGTTTCCTCAGATAGGAAGTGATAGCTATAATGACCTTAAAGTAGTTCAGCCATTTTTTTTAATCCTGACCAGACATTCAGACATGACCTTTACATTTGATTATCGTAATCAGCAGGGAAAAGGACTTGATATTCAGTATAGAAATAAATTTTCTGCCGAGGAATTTTATACTGGAAACTTTGTTGTTTTTAATGAAAACAGTTCTAACGGACAGTGGTGGCAGGGAAGAGAAGGAAAGAAGAGGAGAAACAGATGGAGATTATATGGAAATCTATACAAGCAATGGAATGATTTTGATATCTATTTTAAGTATGACATTCCAAGTGACCCTTATTTCTTTGAAGACATATACAATGCCACTAATTTAAGATATAAAGCATACACAAAATCCCAATTAATAGCCTTGATGGATAAGAGAAATTATACTGTTGAAATTAATTTTGATTTTCTTTATGACCTTTCAAGAGTTTCCAATGAAGAAACTCTTCAGAGATTACCAGAACTGAGATTTTACTGGAAAAAAAGAAAATTATTTAATAAAATCCCGTTATACTTTGATTTCTTATCAGTAAACACAAATTTTTATAGGGAAAAAGGTACTTCTGGAATAAGAAGTGATAACACTTTAAACTTACAGATTTATAATAATTTCCGAAGTATATCAAGTACTTTTACATTTTCCCCAAGAGCTACATGGTATTTGCTTTCAGACGAAGTAAACAATAATAGAACACCAACCAGAAATATTTTTAAAATTGAGGATAGAGTTAGGGCTTTAATATTTAAAAATTATGGAAAATTTATACATTCTATAATTCCTGAAATTAAAGTTTACCATGTATCAAAAGTAAATCAAGAAAAACTACCCTATTTTGATAGAGAAGATAGGGTAAAGGATGCAAAAGATATAGATTTGGCACTTTACAATATACTTAACTTTAAAAATAGAAAAGATTTTCTTTCATGGGAAATATCCACAGGATACACTTTAAACAACTATTATTATCTCGGGAATACCCAGTTAACTGGACATAGAAAACCATTAAAAAACAAATTGTATCTGAATATAAACAAATTTTCTGTAGAGAATACCCTTTACTATGATTTTTATTTTAACCAGATTGTAAGGACAATAAGTTCTTTATCTATTCCTATTACCAGCTGGTTAAAGTATTCCGTTTCCCACTCTTTTGATAAAGGGTTATTTGAAGGTGTCCAGAGTACAAATCAGGTTAATCAGACTTTATCTCTAACATGGAGAGATATATTAATTTCAGGTAGTATCCTTAACAATATAAAAGAAGGGTATGTCCAGAGGAAGAATTTTACATTTATGCTAAATAGAAAATGTTGGAGATTAAAGATAAACTACAAAGAAGACTTTAATAAGGTAACAGGGAAAACATTTAGCTCAATTTATGTATATATAAACATACTTCGAACTGATATAAAGCTACCTTTTGTTAGCAGACAGTTATGA
- a CDS encoding IclR family transcriptional regulator, whose translation MKKKGAKTSIEKALDLIETLKEKEHLGVTELSSILGLNKNNVFRILATLEVKGIVEQDKETEHYKLGMKLLSLEHAYLQSLKFLKVVRPFIRALRNKLQESVYISILHKNSIVYIFSEDAKRSVLVNSRIGRRFTANKTAAGKALKKAYETEEFPVEEDWENAEPEVAEIASVIRDDHNHPIAAVSIVLPAERAKKEDLQFMKKSLQETCREASERLKRS comes from the coding sequence ATGAAGAAAAAAGGCGCTAAAACATCAATAGAAAAGGCTTTAGATTTAATAGAAACATTAAAAGAAAAAGAACATCTTGGAGTTACAGAACTGAGTAGTATTCTGGGATTGAATAAAAACAATGTTTTCAGGATACTTGCCACCCTTGAAGTAAAGGGGATAGTGGAACAGGACAAGGAAACAGAGCATTATAAATTGGGTATGAAATTACTTTCTCTGGAACATGCATATCTGCAAAGTTTAAAATTCCTCAAAGTTGTTAGGCCATTTATAAGAGCTCTACGGAATAAACTTCAGGAAAGTGTTTATATCTCTATTTTACATAAAAATTCTATAGTTTATATTTTCTCGGAGGATGCTAAAAGGTCGGTTCTGGTTAATTCTCGTATAGGCAGAAGATTTACAGCAAACAAAACAGCTGCAGGAAAGGCTCTTAAAAAGGCCTATGAAACAGAAGAATTTCCTGTAGAAGAGGACTGGGAAAATGCAGAACCTGAAGTGGCAGAAATAGCTTCAGTTATACGGGATGACCATAACCATCCAATAGCTGCTGTTTCCATTGTTCTTCCAGCTGAAAGAGCAAAAAAGGAAGACCTACAATTTATGAAAAAATCTCTTCAGGAAACGTGTAGAGAAGCAAGCGAAAGACTAAAAAGGTCATAA
- the miaA gene encoding tRNA (adenosine(37)-N6)-dimethylallyltransferase MiaA has protein sequence MKIIVITGLTATGKSEFAVEVAKQINGEIISADSMMVYKYMDIGTAKPTPEEMQGVPHYLINLVEPDYNFSAKDFIELAQEKIKDIQKRGKIPIIVGGTWLYIQTLLYGLSEAPPTNWKIREKLYKEKNLYEKLKQIDPEYAAKIHPNDTKRIVRALEVYEISGKPFSSFQKEHSFKEKKYDFIGFVFHTDRERLWDRIEKRVNKMFKLGLVDEVKSLMDMGYENSITAKQAIGYKEIIPYLKGEISLDEAKNIVVKNTKDFAKRQKRAFRSKLKPENGWLWIDPFTYTKEKLLDTIIKKYEVEVSK, from the coding sequence ATGAAAATTATAGTCATAACTGGGCTTACTGCAACAGGAAAATCAGAATTTGCCGTAGAGGTTGCAAAACAAATAAATGGAGAAATTATAAGTGCAGACTCTATGATGGTCTATAAATATATGGACATAGGAACGGCAAAACCTACACCAGAAGAGATGCAAGGAGTTCCCCATTATCTTATTAATCTTGTTGAACCTGACTACAATTTTTCAGCAAAGGATTTTATTGAGCTGGCACAGGAAAAAATAAAGGATATTCAGAAAAGGGGAAAAATCCCAATCATTGTTGGAGGGACATGGCTTTATATCCAGACCCTTTTATATGGTTTATCAGAAGCACCACCAACGAACTGGAAAATCCGTGAAAAACTTTATAAAGAAAAAAATCTATACGAAAAACTAAAACAGATTGACCCAGAATATGCTGCTAAAATCCATCCAAACGACACAAAGCGAATAGTTAGAGCCCTTGAGGTTTATGAGATTAGTGGAAAGCCTTTTTCCTCCTTTCAAAAAGAACACAGCTTTAAAGAGAAAAAATATGATTTTATAGGCTTTGTATTTCATACAGACAGGGAAAGATTATGGGACAGAATTGAAAAAAGAGTAAACAAAATGTTCAAGTTAGGGCTTGTGGATGAAGTAAAAAGTCTTATGGATATGGGTTATGAAAATAGCATCACTGCAAAACAGGCTATCGGCTACAAAGAGATTATCCCTTATCTTAAAGGGGAGATATCCTTAGATGAAGCAAAAAATATTGTTGTGAAAAACACAAAGGATTTTGCAAAAAGACAGAAAAGAGCTTTCAGGTCTAAGCTGAAACCTGAAAATGGCTGGTTGTGGATAGACCCTTTTACCTATACAAAAGAAAAACTTTTAGATACAATTATAAAAAAATATGAAGTGGAGGTATCAAAATGA
- the hfq gene encoding RNA chaperone Hfq translates to MNVQDELLQELKEEGKEVVIYLTRGTRITGKILEADQFTILLDVNGEKQLVYKHAISTIVAET, encoded by the coding sequence ATGAATGTTCAGGATGAACTGCTTCAAGAACTGAAAGAAGAAGGAAAAGAAGTTGTTATCTATCTAACAAGAGGAACAAGAATAACAGGAAAAATTCTTGAAGCAGACCAGTTTACAATACTCCTTGATGTAAATGGGGAAAAACAACTTGTTTATAAACATGCAATAAGCACTATCGTTGCAGAAACTTAA
- the hflX gene encoding GTPase HflX, whose translation MRCILVGVKTPDKTEKELRYSLNELEGLVEALDGITIGKLYQKREHPDPATYIGKGKVKQLKELAEGTQADTIIFDTQLTPVQITNIENITGVNVLDRTDLILSIFSERAKTKQAKLQVELATLQHELPRVYGQKGKALSRIGGGMKTKGAGEKLGEIKVRRIKERIAKIKKELEYIKKQRYQQRKWRNKDINLLKVALVGYTNAGKSSLLNRLTKREAFISDQLFATLDTKTSYIVFPDIGKKVVITDTVGFVKDMPKEIMDAFMATLEEVEEADLILHVVDVSDENWQEKLEAVEKILKKIKVDHKPAVVVLNKIDKLVPSPEFLDESQEHILTGNRETITISTEKGWNLDKLMEILKKYANEKNLVNEPSGGLNG comes from the coding sequence ATGAGATGTATTTTAGTAGGTGTAAAAACCCCTGATAAAACAGAAAAAGAGCTTAGATACTCTTTAAATGAGCTGGAAGGGCTTGTTGAAGCCCTTGATGGCATCACAATAGGTAAACTATATCAAAAAAGGGAGCATCCAGACCCTGCCACATATATTGGAAAAGGAAAAGTAAAACAGCTTAAAGAACTTGCTGAGGGAACTCAGGCAGATACAATAATCTTTGATACCCAGTTAACTCCGGTTCAGATTACGAATATAGAAAATATCACAGGGGTTAATGTCTTAGACAGAACAGACCTTATACTCTCTATATTTTCGGAAAGGGCAAAAACAAAACAGGCAAAACTTCAGGTTGAGCTGGCAACACTTCAGCATGAGCTTCCAAGAGTATATGGACAGAAAGGGAAAGCACTCTCCAGAATTGGCGGTGGTATGAAAACAAAAGGTGCAGGTGAAAAATTAGGTGAAATCAAGGTCAGAAGAATTAAAGAAAGAATAGCAAAAATAAAAAAAGAACTGGAATACATTAAAAAGCAGAGATACCAGCAAAGGAAATGGAGAAACAAAGATATTAACTTGCTTAAAGTTGCCCTCGTAGGCTATACCAATGCAGGTAAATCCAGTCTACTTAACAGGCTTACCAAAAGGGAAGCATTTATATCAGACCAATTATTTGCCACACTGGACACTAAAACATCTTATATAGTATTTCCTGATATCGGAAAAAAAGTGGTTATCACCGATACAGTTGGATTTGTAAAGGATATGCCCAAAGAAATAATGGATGCTTTTATGGCAACCCTTGAAGAAGTAGAAGAAGCAGACCTTATACTCCACGTTGTTGATGTATCAGATGAAAACTGGCAGGAGAAGTTAGAAGCAGTGGAAAAAATTCTTAAAAAAATAAAAGTTGACCATAAACCTGCTGTTGTGGTTCTGAACAAAATTGATAAGCTTGTTCCATCCCCTGAGTTTTTAGATGAAAGTCAGGAGCATATTCTTACAGGAAACAGAGAAACCATCACCATATCCACAGAAAAAGGCTGGAACCTTGACAAACTAATGGAAATTCTGAAAAAATATGCCAATGAAAAAAATCTGGTGAATGAACCATCTGGAGGGTTAAATGGGTGA
- a CDS encoding histidine triad nucleotide-binding protein produces MGECIFCKIINKEVPADIVYEDDIMVAFKDINPQAKVHILLVPKEHIPNNLYLEGRHKPVIGHIILKANEIAKQQGIAETGFRLIVNTGKDAGQEVFHIHWHLLGGEPLGRLICK; encoded by the coding sequence ATGGGTGAATGTATTTTCTGTAAAATAATAAATAAAGAAGTTCCAGCAGATATAGTTTATGAAGATGATATTATGGTGGCTTTTAAAGATATAAATCCTCAAGCAAAAGTTCATATACTTCTTGTTCCAAAAGAACATATCCCAAATAATCTTTATCTGGAAGGAAGGCACAAGCCTGTTATTGGGCATATTATCCTCAAGGCAAATGAAATTGCTAAGCAACAGGGAATTGCAGAAACTGGTTTTAGGCTTATTGTAAATACAGGTAAAGATGCTGGCCAGGAAGTGTTCCATATTCACTGGCATTTACTTGGAGGAGAACCACTGGGAAGGTTGATATGCAAGTAA
- a CDS encoding sulfurtransferase TusA family protein: protein MQVTEEKNDKTVKEVDTRGMFCPTPLIFVSKELKKIPVGKRLKVLADDKAFKKDIKIWCHDTGNSLIYLNEENGVITAIIERGKGWHGDTLLEKIKFYAIGVKLHFFEYFFRIFKSAGPKYIITFMSIPEGFRAIEFLKKRGITDFTTLPVPDEIYEFCGVVIGFKDKDRAVEIFHLLKENKFGVENIHIVDRKRKYPILEV, encoded by the coding sequence ATGCAAGTAACGGAAGAAAAGAATGATAAAACAGTAAAAGAAGTAGATACAAGGGGTATGTTTTGCCCAACCCCACTTATATTCGTATCTAAAGAACTTAAAAAAATTCCTGTCGGAAAAAGATTAAAAGTTCTTGCCGACGATAAAGCCTTTAAAAAAGATATAAAAATCTGGTGCCATGATACAGGAAATAGCCTGATATATCTTAATGAGGAAAACGGGGTTATCACAGCGATTATTGAAAGAGGAAAAGGTTGGCACGGGGATACTCTACTTGAAAAGATTAAATTTTATGCGATTGGAGTAAAACTCCATTTTTTTGAATATTTTTTCCGAATTTTTAAATCTGCTGGTCCCAAATATATAATAACCTTTATGTCTATTCCTGAAGGTTTCAGAGCAATAGAATTTTTAAAGAAAAGAGGAATAACAGACTTTACAACCCTGCCAGTACCTGATGAAATCTATGAATTCTGTGGTGTTGTCATAGGGTTTAAAGACAAAGACAGAGCTGTTGAGATATTCCACCTACTCAAAGAGAATAAATTTGGAGTAGAAAATATACATATCGTTGATAGAAAAAGAAAATATCCTATATTAGAAGTTTAA
- a CDS encoding DeoR family transcriptional regulator, with translation MSRKEKILEILRNKKETSVKELSNIFGVSEMTIYRDVRELEQEGYVKRKHGAVLLNDKEETEALMVDTCPICEKPITRAYPYRITIEDTKVVETCCEHCGFLLHSRYEDKKVSAITYDFITENPISALNAWYVVGSSAVPCCSPSVIPFASKEDAQKFSKGFGGQVMNFIDAYNTIVNNMNINLKSCCHPSETVFRIDQLKKKS, from the coding sequence ATGAGTAGGAAGGAAAAAATCTTAGAAATATTAAGAAATAAAAAGGAAACATCTGTAAAGGAGCTCAGTAATATATTTGGCGTTTCAGAAATGACTATCTATAGAGATGTAAGAGAGTTGGAACAAGAAGGGTACGTAAAAAGGAAGCATGGGGCTGTTTTGCTAAACGATAAAGAAGAAACTGAGGCACTTATGGTAGATACCTGCCCTATATGTGAAAAACCTATTACCCGAGCTTATCCTTATAGAATTACTATAGAAGACACAAAAGTTGTTGAAACATGCTGTGAGCATTGTGGATTTTTACTCCATAGCAGATATGAAGACAAAAAAGTTTCGGCAATAACATATGATTTTATAACAGAAAACCCAATTAGTGCTTTAAATGCATGGTATGTGGTGGGGAGTTCTGCTGTGCCATGTTGTAGCCCAAGTGTAATTCCTTTTGCTTCCAAAGAAGATGCACAAAAGTTCAGTAAAGGTTTCGGCGGGCAGGTTATGAATTTTATTGATGCTTATAACACAATTGTGAACAATATGAATATTAACCTGAAAAGTTGTTGTCATCCTTCAGAAACTGTATTCAGGATAGACCAATTAAAGAAAAAGTCTTAA
- the hisB gene encoding imidazoleglycerol-phosphate dehydratase HisB, protein MRTATIKRETRETQIELSINLDGTGKYNVDTPVGFLTHMLETFSKHSLIDLEVMASGDIHVSHHHTVEDVGIVLGLAIKEALGDKKGIRRFGSAIIPMDEALAMCAVDLSGRPLFFYDDMGLRGKITEFDFELMEEFFKGLVLSAGITVHLKALTGRNLHHIAEALTKSLAVALRNAIEKDPRRNDTPSTKGSL, encoded by the coding sequence ATGAGAACAGCCACAATAAAAAGAGAAACAAGAGAAACCCAGATAGAACTTTCTATAAATCTGGATGGAACAGGAAAATATAACGTTGATACACCAGTGGGTTTTTTAACCCACATGTTAGAAACCTTTTCAAAACACTCTTTAATTGACCTTGAGGTTATGGCATCTGGGGATATACATGTAAGCCATCATCATACTGTGGAAGATGTTGGAATTGTTTTAGGGCTTGCCATAAAAGAGGCTCTTGGAGACAAAAAAGGTATAAGAAGATTTGGAAGTGCAATCATACCTATGGATGAAGCCCTTGCAATGTGTGCTGTAGATTTATCTGGTAGGCCATTGTTCTTCTATGATGATATGGGATTAAGGGGAAAAATTACAGAGTTTGATTTTGAGCTGATGGAGGAGTTTTTTAAAGGGCTTGTTCTGTCAGCAGGTATAACAGTTCATCTTAAAGCCTTAACAGGTAGAAATCTCCACCATATAGCTGAAGCACTTACAAAATCACTTGCAGTTGCATTAAGAAATGCTATAGAAAAAGACCCAAGAAGAAATGATACACCTTCAACAAAAGGAAGTCTTTAA